In Paenibacillus sp. FSL M7-0420, a single genomic region encodes these proteins:
- a CDS encoding beta-galactosidase, with product MKQKLYYGAAWYPELWGEAERQQDLRLMQETGINLVRMGEFIWSLLEPEEDSIDVRPFAEHILKLHDYGIDTVMCTPTATPPVWLTHGHPERLHIRADGAVMSHGSRQHVCTNNPYFRQRAALITEELARVLGPLPGLVAWQLDNELKAHVAECMCASCRSLWHEWLEHRYGSIGELNVAWGTGVWSHTYQRFDQVPQPVATPFLHNSSLVTQYRLFQMEKVAEFAGEQAAIIRRYSAAPITHNSNVPFHLDNEQLFWELDFASFDTYASQANRHAYLLNCDLWRGFKPGRDFWLMETSPAYAASLTSYGEPHPDGYLTAEAVAAYALGAGAFCYWLWRQQRTGSEQTHSSIISAWGQPALGYDNVRAASAARLQIEPHMLNTRPLKAEVAITYSDRAKAFLATEPHRQLNYRSLLGDFYRRILDLGIHRDLLPEGGDLSGYKLLFTPFVHYLSPEYMEKALAFAEAGGIWIAGPLSGGRTAEHTLHTDAALGELERFAGVKTTFVYPMEGTGSIGEAFGHSAPLSLWSAVFEPLPEGAFVVGVITEGRTPGRAYVTEQPYGRGAIVMLGSLPAGGEGDKQLCALIEYYASRAGVTRRSDVTPGTIVCPRRGAAGELWTLVNMDGLGGSITLPRSGQDVLTGAAIPAGPLSIGAYEYRLIAL from the coding sequence ATGAAGCAAAAGCTATATTACGGCGCCGCGTGGTACCCCGAGCTATGGGGGGAGGCTGAGCGGCAGCAGGATCTTCGGCTCATGCAGGAGACAGGCATTAATCTGGTACGTATGGGCGAGTTCATCTGGTCGCTGCTGGAGCCGGAGGAAGACTCCATCGATGTCAGGCCGTTCGCTGAGCATATCCTTAAGTTGCATGATTACGGAATCGATACGGTCATGTGTACGCCGACCGCGACCCCGCCGGTCTGGCTGACCCACGGGCACCCGGAGCGTCTGCACATCCGGGCAGACGGCGCGGTCATGAGCCACGGGTCCAGACAGCATGTCTGCACGAATAACCCTTATTTCCGGCAGCGTGCTGCGCTGATCACGGAAGAGCTGGCCCGGGTGCTGGGGCCGCTCCCCGGCCTAGTCGCCTGGCAGCTCGACAATGAGCTGAAGGCGCATGTGGCGGAATGCATGTGCGCGTCCTGCCGCTCCCTGTGGCATGAGTGGCTGGAGCACCGTTACGGTAGCATCGGCGAGCTGAATGTAGCGTGGGGAACCGGAGTGTGGAGCCACACCTACCAGCGTTTCGATCAGGTGCCGCAGCCGGTGGCTACGCCTTTCCTGCATAATTCATCGCTCGTCACCCAGTACCGGTTGTTCCAGATGGAGAAGGTTGCGGAATTCGCAGGGGAACAGGCGGCGATCATCCGCCGCTATTCGGCGGCTCCGATCACGCACAACAGCAATGTCCCTTTTCATCTGGACAATGAGCAGCTGTTCTGGGAGCTTGATTTCGCTTCGTTCGACACCTACGCCTCTCAGGCGAACAGGCACGCTTATCTGCTGAATTGTGACCTATGGCGCGGGTTCAAGCCCGGGCGGGATTTCTGGCTGATGGAGACCAGCCCGGCCTATGCCGCTTCGCTTACAAGCTACGGCGAGCCGCACCCGGACGGCTATCTCACCGCCGAAGCCGTGGCCGCCTATGCGCTGGGGGCAGGCGCCTTCTGCTACTGGCTGTGGCGGCAGCAGCGCACGGGCAGCGAGCAGACGCACAGCTCGATTATCAGCGCCTGGGGCCAGCCTGCGCTCGGCTATGACAATGTGCGCGCAGCTTCCGCCGCCAGGCTGCAGATCGAGCCGCACATGCTGAATACCCGGCCACTCAAGGCCGAGGTGGCGATTACTTATTCGGACCGGGCCAAGGCGTTCCTGGCCACGGAGCCGCACCGGCAGCTGAACTACCGTTCTCTGCTGGGGGACTTTTACAGACGGATTCTCGATCTGGGGATTCACCGTGACCTGCTGCCGGAAGGCGGCGATTTAAGCGGCTATAAGCTGCTGTTCACGCCTTTTGTCCATTATCTGTCACCGGAATACATGGAGAAGGCACTCGCCTTCGCTGAAGCCGGCGGCATCTGGATCGCCGGCCCGCTTAGCGGAGGCCGCACGGCGGAGCATACCCTGCATACAGATGCAGCGTTGGGAGAACTGGAGCGCTTTGCCGGGGTGAAAACTACCTTCGTCTACCCCATGGAAGGGACCGGCAGCATCGGGGAGGCCTTCGGCCACTCCGCGCCGCTGTCCCTGTGGAGCGCGGTCTTCGAGCCGCTGCCGGAAGGAGCTTTCGTGGTCGGCGTCATTACCGAAGGCCGGACGCCGGGCCGGGCCTACGTGACCGAGCAGCCCTATGGCCGGGGAGCCATCGTGATGCTCGGCTCGCTGCCCGCAGGCGGCGAGGGCGACAAGCAGCTGTGCGCGCTGATTGAGTATTACGCCTCCCGCGCCGGGGTCACCCGGCGCAGTGATGTCACCCCGGGCACCATCGTCTGCCCCAGACGCGGCGCTGCCGGAGAGCTGTGGACGCTCGTCAACATGGACGGGCTGGGCGGCAGCATCACCCTGCCTCGCAGCGGGCAGGATGTGTTGACCGGCGCAGCCATACCCGCCGGTCCACTGTCCATTGGCGCTTATGAATACAGGCTGATTGCCCTGTAG
- a CDS encoding extracellular solute-binding protein, producing the protein MKMKRSRGSRSAKKGLFMLLAMIMILSVLSGCGGNGENAGAGQKEPAGDSGKADGTAKAEEPLALTLMLPIFKTNYPKDGSPVAAKLEELTNTKIHFEWVPNASYADKFNITLASGKLPDIMYVGDVKASSFVNAARSGAFWEVGPYLKDYPNLSGAKEVILNNSAIDGKNYGIYRGRALGRNGVVFRKDWMEKLGLAEPKTVDDFYSMLKAFKEQDPDGNGQADTYGMVLVKWTGQWASGFDTMKLWFGSPNKWGVQEGKLVPEHEYPGYLEALKFMKKLYDEQLINADFAVMDSSKWNDPVVNNKAGVIVDVVDNAARLDDKIHAALQKEGKDEPERHYMDVIGGVTGADGALHTLPTSGFSGMLAIPKSSVKTEEELKQVLAFLDRLNDEDLQTMLNYGIEGVHYKLVDGYIERSSDTVLLESEVEGLNQMLPFIPEDKAKQVKQTPLRLKQTEVQKTNEATIVTNPAEALISAVYTQKGSQLDNVINDARIKFIVGQMDEAGLKSAFEVWRKTGGDELVKEMNELYASAGK; encoded by the coding sequence ATGAAGATGAAGCGGAGCAGAGGTTCACGGTCTGCGAAAAAAGGGTTGTTCATGCTGCTGGCTATGATTATGATTCTAAGTGTATTGTCCGGCTGCGGCGGGAATGGGGAGAATGCGGGAGCGGGACAGAAGGAGCCTGCCGGGGACAGCGGGAAGGCGGACGGCACAGCCAAGGCTGAGGAGCCGCTTGCGCTGACATTGATGCTGCCGATTTTCAAAACCAATTATCCGAAGGACGGCAGTCCGGTCGCCGCCAAGCTGGAGGAGCTGACGAACACCAAGATTCATTTCGAATGGGTGCCTAATGCGTCCTATGCCGACAAATTCAACATTACGCTGGCTTCCGGCAAGCTGCCTGATATTATGTATGTAGGTGATGTGAAGGCCTCCAGCTTCGTGAATGCAGCGAGATCCGGCGCGTTCTGGGAGGTGGGTCCGTATCTCAAGGATTATCCGAATCTCAGCGGGGCGAAGGAGGTCATTCTGAATAACTCGGCCATCGACGGCAAGAATTACGGAATCTACAGAGGGCGGGCGCTGGGACGTAACGGCGTGGTGTTCCGCAAGGACTGGATGGAGAAGCTCGGGCTCGCGGAACCGAAGACCGTTGATGATTTCTATTCGATGTTAAAAGCGTTCAAGGAGCAGGACCCGGACGGCAACGGCCAGGCGGATACGTACGGTATGGTGCTGGTCAAGTGGACCGGCCAGTGGGCCAGCGGCTTCGATACGATGAAGCTGTGGTTCGGTTCTCCGAACAAGTGGGGCGTTCAGGAAGGGAAGCTCGTGCCTGAGCATGAATATCCCGGTTATTTGGAAGCGCTTAAATTCATGAAAAAGCTGTACGATGAGCAGCTGATCAACGCGGACTTTGCGGTGATGGACAGCTCTAAATGGAATGATCCGGTCGTCAACAACAAGGCCGGCGTCATTGTCGATGTGGTCGATAACGCGGCCCGTCTGGATGACAAGATTCATGCCGCTCTCCAAAAAGAAGGCAAAGACGAGCCGGAACGCCATTATATGGATGTGATCGGCGGTGTGACTGGAGCAGACGGCGCGCTGCATACCCTCCCGACCTCGGGCTTCTCCGGCATGCTGGCCATTCCGAAGTCTTCGGTCAAAACCGAGGAGGAGCTGAAGCAGGTCCTGGCCTTCCTGGACCGGCTGAATGATGAGGATCTGCAGACGATGCTGAACTATGGTATTGAAGGCGTGCATTACAAGCTGGTGGACGGATATATCGAACGCTCCAGCGATACCGTTCTGCTGGAATCGGAAGTGGAAGGCCTGAACCAGATGCTGCCGTTCATCCCGGAGGACAAGGCGAAGCAGGTGAAGCAGACCCCGCTGCGGCTGAAGCAGACCGAGGTACAGAAGACGAATGAAGCGACGATTGTGACCAATCCGGCGGAAGCGCTGATCTCGGCAGTCTATACGCAAAAAGGCTCACAGCTGGATAACGTAATCAACGATGCGCGTATCAAATTCATTGTCGGCCAGATGGATGAGGCCGGGTTGAAGTCCGCTTTTGAGGTATGGCGGAAGACCGGCGGAGATGAGCTGGTGAAGGAAATGAATGAATTGTACGCCTCAGCGGGCAAGTAA
- a CDS encoding carbohydrate ABC transporter permease has protein sequence MAKRYRSAGEITFDVFNYVVLGIIGIAAILPFLFVVAGSFATEAEITKRAVFLIPTTISLDAYRFIFSTDTIVRSIGVSLYVTVIGTAVNLFFTVTMAYPMAKRYLMGRNLILNLVIFTMLFGGGMIPTYLVIRELHLLDTLNALILPGAISAFNLIIVKNFFQELPAEMEEAARIDGCTELGLLWRIVLPLSKPVLATFTLFYAVGHWNNFFSALLYINDPSKWPLQVMLRQIVMLSQSAAGDLSSMDPNFVQPPEQSIKMAVIVVGTLPIMCVYPFLQKHFAKGVMLGSVKG, from the coding sequence GTGGCTAAACGTTACCGCAGCGCCGGAGAAATCACCTTTGACGTTTTTAATTACGTGGTGCTGGGCATCATCGGGATCGCGGCCATCCTGCCGTTCCTGTTTGTAGTCGCCGGTTCCTTCGCCACCGAGGCGGAAATTACGAAGCGCGCTGTCTTTTTGATTCCGACGACGATCTCGCTGGACGCTTACCGGTTTATTTTCTCCACAGATACCATTGTCCGCAGCATCGGGGTCTCACTGTACGTGACGGTGATCGGTACGGCAGTTAATTTGTTCTTCACGGTTACCATGGCCTACCCGATGGCGAAGCGGTACCTGATGGGCCGCAATCTGATCCTCAATCTGGTCATCTTCACCATGCTGTTCGGGGGCGGGATGATTCCCACCTATCTGGTGATCCGCGAGCTGCATCTGCTCGATACGCTGAATGCCCTGATTCTTCCGGGGGCGATCAGCGCCTTCAACCTGATTATTGTCAAAAACTTCTTCCAGGAGCTTCCCGCCGAGATGGAGGAGGCGGCCCGCATTGACGGATGCACGGAGCTGGGGCTGCTGTGGAGAATCGTGCTGCCGCTGTCGAAGCCGGTGCTGGCGACGTTCACGCTCTTTTATGCGGTCGGACACTGGAATAACTTCTTCTCGGCGCTGCTCTACATCAACGATCCGTCCAAGTGGCCGCTGCAGGTGATGCTGCGCCAGATCGTCATGCTGTCCCAGTCGGCAGCGGGGGATCTCAGCTCTATGGACCCGAATTTCGTGCAGCCGCCGGAGCAGTCAATCAAAATGGCCGTCATCGTGGTCGGCACCCTGCCGATTATGTGCGTGTATCCGTTTCTGCAGAAGCATTTTGCCAAAGGGGTGATGCTGGGTTCAGTCAAAGGGTAA
- a CDS encoding ABC transporter permease translates to MKQGAAMGAAEISAGTSFRRSRREQRFRRLKRDKWLYILLSPGLLYFLLFKYVPMWGVLLAFKDYQPFLGFWKSGWVGLEHFRTFFQNPDFFMLLRNTLVLSLYNLVFFFPAPIILALLLNEIRLSFYKRTIQTLIYVPHFISMVIVASISYVFLTTQGGAVNEFLFAATGRKIDFLASPDWFRPMIILQTIWKECGWGTIIFLAALAGVDVEQYEAAVVDGASRWRQTWHITLPAIRSTIVILLILRMGTILDNGFEQIYLMMNALNREVAEVFDTYVYALGITQGAFSYSTAVGLFKSVIGVVLVLGTNWLAKKSGESGLY, encoded by the coding sequence ATGAAGCAAGGAGCGGCAATGGGGGCAGCAGAGATCAGCGCGGGTACAAGCTTCCGCCGCAGCAGGCGCGAGCAGCGCTTCAGACGTCTGAAGCGGGACAAATGGCTCTATATTCTGCTCAGCCCCGGACTCCTGTATTTCCTGCTGTTCAAATATGTGCCGATGTGGGGAGTGCTGCTCGCCTTTAAGGATTATCAGCCATTTCTGGGCTTCTGGAAGAGCGGCTGGGTCGGCTTGGAGCATTTCCGCACGTTTTTCCAGAACCCTGATTTCTTCATGCTGCTGCGCAATACGCTGGTGCTGTCGCTGTATAACCTGGTTTTCTTTTTCCCGGCACCGATTATCCTGGCCCTGCTGCTGAATGAGATCCGGCTGTCCTTCTACAAAAGGACGATTCAGACGCTGATCTACGTGCCCCACTTCATCTCCATGGTCATCGTCGCCAGTATCTCCTACGTGTTCCTTACGACACAGGGCGGTGCGGTCAACGAATTCCTGTTCGCGGCGACCGGGCGCAAAATTGATTTTCTCGCCAGTCCCGACTGGTTCCGCCCAATGATTATTCTGCAGACCATTTGGAAGGAATGCGGCTGGGGGACGATTATCTTCCTCGCTGCCCTGGCCGGTGTCGATGTGGAGCAGTATGAAGCAGCCGTGGTGGACGGGGCCAGCCGCTGGCGCCAGACCTGGCATATTACACTGCCCGCGATCCGCAGCACGATTGTCATTCTGCTCATTCTGCGGATGGGCACGATTCTGGATAACGGGTTCGAGCAGATCTATCTGATGATGAATGCGCTGAACCGTGAGGTGGCTGAGGTCTTCGATACTTATGTGTATGCGCTGGGGATTACCCAGGGAGCGTTCAGCTACAGCACCGCCGTCGGCTTGTTCAAATCGGTCATCGGGGTCGTGCTGGTGCTCGGCACCAACTGGCTTGCCAAGAAGTCAGGCGAATCCGGATTATATTGA
- a CDS encoding AraC family transcriptional regulator: protein MENEGAGARNRYTRGRAGRKGRYYRNNLIIVLIVSSIPGLIIGLLVYFMAGGNLEKELLRMHNRQIEQRADNINDQLSNLELMLAHWAFDPKFDYGLSNMDFIRNHERAWDITKTLVVMQGSNSMVRQVELYLAGNQPVRFGTEYGTLAAEEEALYSKLLKQERSTYWTEWAFDPVNPEQKELTLVHHIPGGSREPFGALLLRMDTEKVSALLRTMTPYNTGEVFMEQKSGGLFISGSGMDAPTPLVTALRTAITAKGSQDSGSFLYDWNGVTYAVTYGDFSRIASEWRYVSASPISSVTSPVVWLSRMIILVSLCALLLAAVLSWIASRRIYSPVRRLLQTLLPEHAASGDRVDELTLIERHWQNLHGQQHALQYTLSEQLPHVQQSFLHQLFQGYLYAYSEQDLQSRMKQYKWEVENCTFVVLYIQLTGISSLEAKFRSGDESLVSFAAVNITLELAREHFGRAETVNLHDLTSGMLLMEPGSGPDPARVGAFGEELAATLSRMLKLQATVAYSAGIGSISAIPRSFEAAKQAASHSRYGGGNQIISLEQLEREGQGTPLPQYSFALERGLIQALRTGEAEEADRLLEEFLETLSAGGAKVIDVQQGMLHLLGAILHAVLEAGMAQSQLLRGRNLYASLSQIHEPGLILSWFRTQVIAPFLKELCERSDAGIRRTIDQAMLYIQQHYMDNISLDSCADVTGTSPFLLSKSFKRVTGQNFIDYLTELRLAKAKELLRDTDLKMNDVALQVGYQQSYFNRIFKKQEDITPTRYRELSRQEGDKENGTR from the coding sequence ATGGAGAATGAAGGGGCAGGAGCACGGAACAGGTATACGCGAGGCCGGGCGGGACGCAAGGGCCGTTATTACCGCAATAATCTCATTATTGTGCTGATCGTCTCGTCCATTCCCGGGCTGATCATCGGGCTGCTGGTCTATTTTATGGCCGGGGGCAATCTTGAGAAGGAGCTGCTCCGGATGCATAACCGGCAGATTGAGCAGCGGGCGGACAACATTAATGATCAATTGTCCAATCTGGAGCTGATGCTGGCCCACTGGGCCTTCGATCCGAAGTTCGACTATGGGCTGAGCAACATGGATTTCATCCGCAATCATGAGCGGGCCTGGGATATTACGAAGACGCTGGTAGTCATGCAGGGCTCGAATTCCATGGTGCGGCAGGTTGAGCTGTATCTGGCCGGTAATCAGCCGGTGCGCTTCGGCACGGAGTACGGGACACTGGCTGCGGAGGAGGAAGCGCTGTACTCGAAGCTGCTGAAGCAGGAGCGGAGCACGTACTGGACGGAATGGGCTTTTGATCCGGTGAACCCGGAGCAGAAGGAGCTGACGCTGGTGCACCATATCCCCGGCGGCAGCCGGGAGCCCTTCGGGGCGCTGCTGCTGCGGATGGATACAGAGAAGGTATCCGCGCTGCTGCGGACCATGACCCCATACAACACGGGGGAGGTGTTCATGGAGCAGAAATCCGGCGGATTGTTCATCTCGGGGAGCGGGATGGATGCGCCCACGCCGCTGGTTACGGCGCTGCGGACTGCGATTACAGCCAAAGGCAGCCAGGATAGCGGATCATTTCTGTATGACTGGAATGGGGTTACTTATGCGGTGACCTATGGTGATTTCTCGCGGATTGCCAGTGAATGGCGGTATGTGTCGGCTTCGCCGATCTCCAGCGTAACCTCTCCAGTGGTCTGGCTGTCCCGGATGATTATCCTGGTCAGCCTGTGCGCCTTGCTGCTGGCGGCGGTCTTGTCCTGGATTGCTTCCCGCAGAATCTATTCGCCGGTCCGCCGCCTGCTTCAGACGCTGCTCCCTGAGCATGCGGCCTCCGGGGACCGGGTGGATGAGCTGACGCTGATCGAGCGGCACTGGCAGAACCTGCACGGACAGCAGCACGCCCTCCAGTACACGCTCTCGGAGCAGCTTCCGCATGTGCAGCAGAGCTTCCTGCACCAGCTGTTCCAGGGGTATCTGTATGCCTATTCCGAACAGGATCTCCAGAGCCGGATGAAGCAGTATAAGTGGGAAGTGGAGAACTGTACGTTCGTGGTGCTGTATATCCAGCTGACCGGCATCTCCAGCCTGGAGGCCAAGTTCCGCAGCGGCGACGAGAGTCTGGTGTCGTTCGCGGCCGTCAATATTACCTTGGAGCTTGCCCGTGAGCATTTCGGCCGGGCGGAGACGGTCAATCTGCATGACCTTACCTCCGGTATGCTGCTGATGGAACCGGGAAGCGGCCCCGATCCGGCCCGCGTAGGCGCCTTCGGTGAAGAGCTGGCGGCTACCTTGAGCCGGATGCTTAAGCTTCAGGCCACGGTGGCGTACAGTGCAGGGATCGGGAGTATCTCTGCGATTCCGAGGTCGTTCGAGGCGGCGAAGCAGGCGGCCAGCCACAGCAGGTACGGGGGCGGGAACCAGATCATCAGCCTGGAGCAGCTGGAGCGGGAGGGGCAGGGCACTCCCTTGCCGCAGTATTCCTTCGCGCTGGAGCGCGGGCTGATTCAGGCGCTGCGGACCGGAGAAGCAGAGGAGGCGGACCGGCTGCTGGAGGAATTCCTGGAGACGCTCTCCGCAGGCGGCGCGAAGGTGATCGACGTACAGCAGGGCATGCTGCATCTGCTCGGCGCGATCCTTCATGCGGTGCTGGAGGCCGGGATGGCCCAGAGCCAGCTATTGCGCGGCAGGAATCTGTATGCCAGTCTCTCGCAGATTCATGAGCCGGGCCTGATTCTCTCCTGGTTCCGTACGCAGGTCATCGCCCCCTTCCTGAAGGAGCTGTGTGAACGATCGGACGCCGGAATAAGACGGACGATTGATCAGGCGATGCTGTACATTCAGCAGCATTATATGGACAATATCTCGCTGGATAGCTGTGCAGATGTTACAGGCACCAGCCCTTTTCTGCTCAGCAAGTCGTTCAAGCGGGTCACCGGGCAGAATTTCATCGATTATCTGACGGAGCTTCGGCTCGCCAAGGCGAAGGAGCTGCTGAGGGACACGGATCTGAAGATGAACGATGTTGCCTTGCAGGTCGGCTATCAGCAGAGCTATTTCAACCGGATTTTCAAAAAACAGGAGGACATCACGCCGACACGTTACCGTGAACTGAGCCGACAGGAGGGGGATAAGGAGAACGGGACCCGGTAA